In the Theobroma cacao cultivar B97-61/B2 chromosome 1, Criollo_cocoa_genome_V2, whole genome shotgun sequence genome, one interval contains:
- the LOC18612682 gene encoding probable glucan endo-1,3-beta-glucosidase A6 — protein sequence MGLLRLSVLFLFFSISRGEISSQVGINYGQLGDNLPSPKQSVTLIQSLGAKRVKIYDANPDILNALKDTNLQVSIMVPNQLLTNISTNQKLADSWVESNVVPFYPKTKIRYLLVGNEVISSSPKETWYSIVPAMRKLKNSLKTHSLNKIKVGTSMAMDVLESSFPPSNGTFRSDIAGPIVKPMLQFLSRTKSFYFLDVYPYFPWSSEPKNINLDYALFESRTITYTDPVSNLTYTNMFDQMVDSVVFAMKKLGYPDVRIWIAETGWPNAGDIDQIGANIYNAATYNRNAIKKLTAKPAIGTPARPGWVLPSFIFALYNENQKPGPGTERHFGLLYPNGSNVYGIDLSGETPDSDFEPLPKPDNNEPYKGKIWCVAARGVNASELGSALSYACSQGNKTCDPIQPGKECFKPDSLVWHASYAFSSYWSQLKQTGATCYFNGLATQTAKDPSFGHCKFPSVTL from the exons GAGGTGAGATCTCAAGTCAAGTGGGAATAAACTACGGTCAGCTAGGGGACAATCTACCATCTCCAAAACAATCAGTTACGCTAATACAATCCCTTGGAGCCAAACGCGTCAAAATCTACGATGCAAATCCCGACATCCTTAACGCTCTCAAAGACACTAATCTCCAAGTCTCGATCATGGTCCCAAACCAACTCCTAACCAACATCTCCACCAATCAGAAACTAGCCGATTCCTGGGTCGAATCCAATGTTGTCCCTTTTTACCCAAAAACCAAAATCCGATACCTACTCGTCGGCAACGAAGTCATCAGCAGTTCCCCTAAAGAAACCTGGTACAGCATCGTACCAGCCATGCGTAAACTAAAAAATTCCTTAAAAACCCATAGCCTCAACAAAATCAAAGTCGGTACCTCAATGGCAATGGATGTCCTGGAATCGTCATTTCCACCTTCGAACGGCACGTTCCGATCTGATATTGCCGGTCCGATCGTTAAACCGATGTTACAGTTTTTAAGCCGGACCAAATCTTTCTACTTCCTCGATGTTTACCCATATTTCCCTTGGTCGAGCGAGCCCAAAAATATTAACCTCGATTACGCGCTTTTCGAATCCAGAACCATAACGTACACCGACCCGGTATCCAATTTAACCTACACTAATATGTTTGACCAGATGGTTGACTCGGTTGTTTTCGCAATGAAAAAACTCGGGTACCCGGATGTTCGGATCTGGATTGCAGAAACGGGTTGGCCCAATGCTGGCGACATCGATCAAATCGGAGCCAACATTTACAATGCCGCTACTTACAACCGCAATGCTATAAAGAAACTGACTGCCAAGCCAGCTATTGGGACTCCGGCCCGACCCGGATGGGTTCTTCCGTCTTTCATATTTGCTCTTTATAATGAGAACCAGAAGCCGGGTCCTGGAACTGAACGGCATTTCGGGTTGTTGTATCCTAATGGGTCGAATGTGTACGGGATCGATTTGAGTGGGGAGACGCCGGATTCGGATTTCGAACCGTTGCCAAAGCCGGATAATAATGAGCCGTATAAGGGGAAGATTTGGTGTGTGGCGGCTAGAGGAGTTAATGCGAGCGAGTTGGGTTCGGCATTATCGTACGCGTGTTCGCAGGGGAATAAAACTTGTGACCCGATTCAACCCGGAAAGGAATGCTTCAAACCGGATTCGTTGGTTTGGCACGCGAGTTACGCCTTTAGCTCTTACTGGTCGCAGCTAAAGCAGACTGGTGCGACCTGTTATTTTAACGGCTTGGCTACTCAGACGGCTAAGGATCCAA GTTTTGGACACTGCAAGTTTCCAAGTGTGACTCTTTGA